The Streptomyces sp. NBC_01255 genome window below encodes:
- a CDS encoding YybH family protein produces the protein MTSLIDDFALTDDATRQTELYVRAFNSGDPDLVNLLYTETAVSAWEADAPLTGQARKDALAEFLSLGPKMTATLRHSYVAGDAALLVVDWRIDVTGADGVAEVHEGVGNDVLRLGADGKWRFAIDYPNGS, from the coding sequence ATGACGAGCCTTATCGACGACTTCGCTCTCACCGACGACGCGACCAGGCAGACCGAGCTCTACGTACGGGCGTTCAACTCGGGCGACCCTGATCTCGTCAACCTGCTCTACACCGAGACGGCGGTCTCCGCCTGGGAGGCGGACGCGCCGCTCACCGGCCAGGCCCGCAAGGACGCCCTCGCGGAGTTCCTCTCGCTCGGCCCGAAGATGACGGCCACGCTCCGCCACTCCTACGTGGCCGGCGACGCCGCGCTCCTGGTCGTGGACTGGCGGATCGACGTCACCGGCGCCGATGGCGTCGCGGAGGTTCACGAGGGCGTCGGCAACGACGTCCTGCGCCTCGGCGCGGACGGGAAGTGGCGCTTCGCCATCGACTACCCGAACGGCAGCTGA
- a CDS encoding thioesterase II family protein yields MDVTWLRRFGGVPQGDAERGVRLVCFPHAGGAATSYVPFSRLLSPAVDVLAVQYPGRQDRHREQPVESVTRLAELVADALDPADGRPYAFFGHSMGAVVAYETARRLAARSAPGPLRLFLSGRAAPEPRPQAADRMTSDADVIAAIRTLGGTGAGVLDDPELMEMALPALRADYRAIGAYAWQPGPPLDCPITVLVGDTDPVAPVERAAAWSGFTAADTDLRVFPGGHFYLDGHTEEIGDVITAALGLRV; encoded by the coding sequence GTGGACGTCACATGGCTTCGGCGATTCGGTGGGGTGCCGCAGGGGGACGCGGAGAGAGGGGTCCGGCTGGTCTGCTTCCCGCACGCGGGCGGCGCGGCCACCTCCTACGTGCCGTTCTCCCGCCTCCTGAGCCCGGCCGTCGACGTGCTGGCCGTGCAGTACCCGGGGCGGCAGGACCGGCATCGTGAGCAGCCGGTCGAGTCCGTCACCCGGCTCGCCGAACTCGTCGCGGACGCCCTGGACCCGGCGGACGGCCGGCCGTACGCCTTCTTCGGGCACAGCATGGGGGCGGTCGTCGCCTACGAGACGGCGCGCAGGCTCGCCGCGCGGTCGGCGCCCGGCCCCCTGCGGCTGTTCCTCTCCGGGCGGGCCGCGCCGGAGCCCCGGCCCCAGGCCGCCGACCGGATGACCAGCGACGCCGACGTGATCGCGGCCATCCGGACGCTCGGGGGCACGGGCGCGGGCGTCCTCGACGACCCCGAGTTGATGGAGATGGCCCTGCCGGCCCTCCGCGCCGACTACCGGGCCATCGGCGCGTACGCCTGGCAGCCGGGCCCGCCGCTGGACTGCCCGATCACCGTCCTCGTCGGCGACACGGACCCCGTGGCCCCCGTCGAGCGGGCGGCGGCATGGAGCGGTTTCACCGCCGCGGACACCGATCTGCGGGTCTTCCCCGGCGGCCACTTCTACCTCGACGGCCACACCGAGGAGATCGGCGACGTGATCACCGCCGCGCTCGGCCTGCGCGTCTGA
- a CDS encoding maleylpyruvate isomerase N-terminal domain-containing protein: MSISWPDRVVTTATDCTDILQKAADQDWSVKARDSDWSCREVLDHTALGLIGYSALLIARPSDRFTGMLAGFNEQAPIPVCLEGVSVCATILASAVREADPQVRAFHPWGNSDGPGFAAMGVVEMLVHTYDVAAALDLDWRPTDDLCAPVVERLFPTAPTGHAPTETLLWCTGRIDLPGLARRRDWGGWDGTVR; encoded by the coding sequence ATGTCAATCTCCTGGCCCGACCGCGTAGTTACCACCGCCACCGACTGCACCGACATTCTGCAGAAGGCCGCCGATCAGGACTGGTCCGTCAAAGCCCGGGACAGCGACTGGTCCTGTCGCGAAGTCCTCGACCACACCGCCCTCGGTCTCATCGGCTATTCGGCGCTCCTCATCGCCCGGCCGTCCGACCGCTTCACCGGCATGCTCGCCGGCTTCAACGAGCAGGCGCCGATCCCGGTCTGCCTCGAAGGCGTCAGCGTCTGCGCCACCATCCTGGCCTCCGCCGTGCGGGAGGCGGACCCGCAGGTCCGTGCCTTCCACCCCTGGGGCAACTCGGACGGCCCCGGCTTCGCCGCCATGGGCGTCGTCGAGATGCTCGTCCACACGTACGACGTCGCCGCGGCGCTGGACCTCGACTGGCGGCCGACGGACGACCTCTGCGCACCCGTCGTCGAGCGGCTCTTCCCGACCGCCCCGACGGGGCACGCCCCCACCGAGACCCTGCTCTGGTGCACGGGCCGCATCGACCTGCCCGGGCTCGCGCGGCGGCGCGACTGGGGCGGCTGGGACGGCACCGTCCGCTGA
- a CDS encoding acyl-CoA dehydrogenase family protein: MNAELESVLESVRNIVPTLRENGIESEDRGWILDENIELLEKAGVFRIAVPKRFGGLDFDLADQSKVITEVARGCPSTGWVTFVWATSAWAATLYPDRAQEELFTDGSVRVSSAFAPTGRLTPVEGGYRLTGSWRFNSGCRGAQWNFASAMLEHPDGSLEEVMALLPMSDMTVVDDWKVSAGSGTGSATSSADDVFVPGYRVGRFEELLFSTTGDRSNGGADGREYGFVSEVMAAAAAVFIGIAKGAYDLFVERLPGRGITYTSWTDQTRHPLTQIQVATAANKITAAEALAGVWLELMQRRADAGEQLSLEEKAVVRGQTAFAAQLAKEAVEVLFNASGGSVIQRSVPLQRFHRDIQGFSLHALAQLHGNLEVQGRALLGLDQETPFL, from the coding sequence ATGAACGCTGAACTCGAATCCGTACTGGAATCTGTCCGGAACATCGTGCCGACGCTCAGGGAGAACGGTATCGAGTCGGAGGACCGCGGCTGGATTCTCGACGAGAACATCGAACTCCTTGAAAAGGCCGGCGTCTTCCGCATCGCCGTCCCGAAGCGGTTCGGGGGCCTGGACTTCGACCTGGCCGACCAGTCCAAGGTCATCACCGAGGTGGCGCGCGGCTGCCCCTCGACGGGGTGGGTGACGTTCGTCTGGGCGACCAGCGCGTGGGCGGCCACGCTCTATCCCGACCGGGCGCAGGAGGAGCTCTTCACCGACGGCTCGGTCCGGGTCTCCAGCGCCTTCGCGCCGACCGGCCGGCTCACACCCGTCGAGGGCGGCTACCGGCTGACCGGCAGCTGGCGGTTCAACTCCGGCTGCCGGGGCGCCCAGTGGAACTTCGCCTCCGCAATGCTGGAGCACCCGGACGGTTCCCTCGAAGAGGTCATGGCGCTGCTGCCGATGTCCGACATGACGGTGGTCGACGACTGGAAGGTGTCGGCCGGCTCCGGCACGGGCAGCGCGACCTCCTCGGCCGATGACGTCTTCGTCCCCGGCTACCGGGTGGGGCGCTTCGAGGAGTTGCTGTTCAGCACGACCGGTGACCGCTCCAACGGCGGTGCGGACGGCCGCGAGTACGGGTTCGTGAGCGAGGTGATGGCCGCGGCCGCCGCGGTGTTCATCGGCATCGCCAAGGGCGCGTACGACCTCTTCGTCGAGCGTCTCCCGGGGCGCGGCATCACGTACACCTCGTGGACGGACCAGACCCGGCACCCGCTCACCCAGATCCAGGTGGCGACCGCCGCCAACAAGATCACGGCGGCGGAGGCGCTGGCCGGCGTATGGCTGGAGCTGATGCAGCGGCGGGCCGATGCCGGTGAGCAGCTGTCGCTGGAGGAGAAGGCCGTCGTGCGCGGCCAGACGGCCTTCGCGGCGCAGCTCGCGAAGGAGGCGGTCGAGGTGCTGTTCAACGCGAGTGGCGGCTCGGTGATCCAGCGCAGTGTCCCGCTGCAGCGCTTCCACCGCGACATCCAGGGTTTCTCCCTGCACGCGCTGGCTCAGCTGCACGGCAACCTGGAGGTGCAGGGCCGGGCGCTCCTGGGCCTCGACCAGGAGACCCCCTTCCTCTAG
- a CDS encoding flavin reductase family protein, with protein sequence MPPVRPVVTEVTPASLRAVMSRFATGVVVLTVGGENPHGMTANAFSSVSLDPPTVLCCIGRSAVMHAAITDAGRFGVSVMSAEQEETTRYFADKKRPLGPAQFEGVDWLPGPGTGAPLLSGALAWLECEVTEAHEVGDHSVFLGEVVSAVNGAAGDGLLFFEGRFQRTGTTPGR encoded by the coding sequence ATGCCGCCCGTACGGCCCGTCGTCACCGAGGTGACCCCCGCGTCGCTGCGCGCGGTGATGTCCCGCTTCGCCACCGGCGTCGTCGTGCTCACTGTCGGCGGCGAGAACCCCCACGGCATGACGGCCAACGCCTTCAGCTCCGTCTCGCTCGATCCGCCGACCGTGCTCTGCTGCATCGGCCGCAGCGCCGTCATGCACGCCGCGATCACCGACGCCGGACGCTTCGGCGTCTCCGTCATGAGCGCCGAACAGGAGGAGACCACACGGTATTTCGCCGACAAGAAGCGGCCGCTCGGACCCGCCCAGTTCGAAGGCGTCGACTGGCTGCCCGGCCCGGGCACCGGCGCCCCGCTGCTCTCCGGAGCCCTGGCGTGGCTGGAGTGCGAGGTCACCGAGGCGCACGAGGTCGGCGACCACTCCGTCTTCCTCGGCGAGGTGGTCAGCGCGGTCAACGGCGCCGCCGGCGACGGACTCCTCTTCTTCGAAGGCCGGTTCCAGCGGACCGGCACCACCCCCGGCCGCTGA
- a CDS encoding aspartate aminotransferase family protein, producing the protein MNSVSDEPGISEPYLLGFLTSVGLDVEYTRAEGNTLFYRGDDGEEIPVLDAAGGYGSLIFGHHHPEIVARARRLLDEGVPVNAQFSRNSCAQEVAALLSGIVRRETGAGEEYAAIFANSGAEAIEAAVKHAELDRVLRAGALVAEVAEHAAAARAAVEAGEAVLPDGEHQDFAALAEEVSRANAQVMSRPPVFLTLEGSFHGKLVGSVQLTHNAAYRTPFTALANRARFVPLDRPDALGGIIAEESAALRDLVVRDGVVAVVERPFPLVAAFLLEPIQGEGGIVPLTREFASAVRRECDAAGIPVVIDEIQSGMGRTGAFLASSLIGLRGDYYVLAKSLGGGLAKTSVMLVRSGRYRDEFELVHSSTFAKDGFSTPIALKVLEMLEADDGLAYRLARERGARLAEALEGVRADFPDVVKEVRGKGLMLGLEFHDQSESSSAVVRDGARSGLLGYTLSGYLLREHRVRTFPTASAGNTLRFAPSVHLTDAEIERLAEALRAVASVLRDEDEKRLTGGGV; encoded by the coding sequence ATGAACTCCGTATCCGATGAACCCGGAATCTCCGAGCCTTATCTGCTCGGTTTCCTCACTTCCGTCGGGCTCGATGTCGAATACACGCGGGCCGAGGGGAATACGCTGTTCTACCGCGGCGACGACGGGGAGGAGATCCCGGTCCTGGACGCCGCGGGCGGCTACGGCTCGCTGATCTTCGGTCACCACCATCCCGAGATCGTCGCGCGGGCGAGGCGTCTCCTCGACGAGGGAGTCCCGGTCAACGCCCAGTTCTCGCGCAACTCGTGCGCCCAGGAGGTCGCCGCCCTGCTCAGCGGCATCGTCCGCCGGGAGACGGGAGCCGGCGAGGAGTACGCGGCGATCTTCGCCAACAGCGGCGCCGAGGCGATCGAGGCGGCCGTCAAGCACGCGGAGCTGGACCGGGTGCTGCGGGCGGGGGCTCTCGTCGCCGAGGTGGCGGAGCACGCTGCCGCCGCGCGGGCGGCGGTCGAGGCCGGCGAGGCGGTTCTGCCGGACGGGGAGCACCAGGACTTCGCGGCCCTGGCGGAGGAGGTCTCCCGTGCGAACGCGCAGGTCATGTCGCGGCCTCCGGTGTTCCTGACCCTGGAAGGTTCCTTCCACGGGAAGCTGGTCGGCAGTGTCCAGCTGACGCACAACGCGGCCTACCGGACTCCGTTCACCGCGCTGGCGAACCGGGCGAGGTTCGTCCCGCTCGACCGCCCCGACGCGCTCGGGGGGATCATCGCCGAGGAAAGCGCCGCGCTCCGCGACCTCGTGGTGCGCGACGGCGTGGTCGCCGTCGTCGAGCGGCCCTTCCCGCTCGTGGCGGCGTTCCTGCTGGAGCCGATCCAGGGCGAGGGCGGCATCGTCCCGCTGACGCGGGAGTTCGCGAGCGCCGTCCGCCGGGAGTGCGACGCCGCCGGCATCCCGGTGGTGATCGACGAGATCCAGAGCGGGATGGGGCGCACGGGCGCGTTCCTCGCGAGTTCGCTGATCGGCCTGCGCGGCGACTACTACGTGCTGGCCAAGAGTCTGGGCGGTGGCCTGGCGAAGACGTCAGTGATGCTCGTACGGAGCGGCCGTTACCGCGACGAGTTCGAGCTCGTCCACAGCTCGACCTTCGCGAAGGACGGCTTCTCCACCCCGATCGCGCTGAAGGTCCTGGAGATGCTGGAGGCGGACGACGGCCTCGCCTACCGGCTCGCGAGGGAGCGGGGCGCCCGGCTCGCCGAGGCCCTGGAAGGGGTCCGCGCCGACTTCCCGGACGTCGTGAAGGAGGTCCGCGGGAAGGGGCTGATGCTGGGCCTGGAGTTCCACGACCAGTCGGAGTCGTCCTCCGCGGTGGTGCGGGACGGGGCCAGGTCCGGCCTGCTGGGGTACACCCTGTCCGGCTATCTGCTGCGGGAGCACCGGGTGCGGACGTTCCCCACGGCGAGCGCCGGGAACACGCTGCGGTTCGCGCCGTCGGTGCATCTCACGGACGCGGAGATCGAGCGGCTCGCGGAGGCTTTGCGCGCGGTGGCCTCCGTGCTGCGCGACGAGGACGAGAAGCGCCTCACCGGTGGAGGGGTGTGA
- a CDS encoding BTAD domain-containing putative transcriptional regulator encodes MEVVSEGGGTVSLGGSRQRATLGFLLLKANKVVATSQLLNAVWSADDAPSSARKILQNAVWGLRGVLHNGAQGGSGSRSTQPPALLTQAPGYMLRVEPEQVDLFRFERRAIQGRAELEAGRTESAARLLKEALDLWRGPALTDLVETGISWPELSAVQGARTDAMEDYFEAQLALGRHHSVLGELETLVEREPLRERACSQLMLALYRCGRQADALNVYGRIRSALVENLGLEPGHELRTLQQAILTHDPALTLQGPATSYEFTQVAATEHAVALRGATGAPAYRAGSGTPAAQTPSATPADGAAAGPAEANPSGARQTVVSEHRKVGVVLLRTELHAHASEMGIEADRLLQGTAAAVKEEIERHGGNIAGSVGPFSLALFGVHHGRADDAERAVRAALAIRDRLAPTERLAVKAAVEVGEALVRYLPGDEQTPPSAVGSLMDECHRLLAVVPQGEVRVSDSTFRETESVIAYEPAEDPSSGWRVRSGSEEPTDHHGVPIVDREIELEVLRGLLELARHRGNPHLVTLLGQGGVGKTRFIVELEHRITGRPHAPLFLATRATLLYGSHPLSAQIAILASCCGIQQGDSGKQARAKLASTLHQLVQCEETAGRLLPYLSPLVDPEGSEIRQPMVSELLNAWYEFVGLAAEERPLVIVVDDLHRGDDRLLDCVEQLPERVGAVPLVVIAAARPELLERRPDWGSGSRQATTLTLEPLSDAAEQRLQELLSAAAPGDAQEAAGGTAGAITTGGGRSPGVRAARSVLRLAEFRHAGKGGGGAGGHGVVGPGTVGHGTGGHGAGAQEQVQRVQSERQYG; translated from the coding sequence TTGGAGGTCGTTTCCGAGGGCGGCGGGACCGTCTCGCTAGGAGGTTCCCGTCAGCGGGCGACCCTGGGGTTCCTCCTGCTGAAGGCCAATAAGGTCGTCGCCACCAGTCAGTTGCTCAACGCCGTATGGTCCGCGGACGACGCCCCGAGCTCGGCGCGGAAGATCCTGCAGAACGCGGTCTGGGGACTCCGGGGCGTGCTCCACAACGGCGCGCAGGGCGGGTCCGGCAGCCGGAGCACGCAGCCCCCCGCCCTGCTCACCCAGGCACCCGGATACATGCTGCGCGTCGAACCGGAGCAGGTGGACCTCTTCCGCTTCGAGCGGCGCGCGATCCAGGGGCGGGCGGAACTGGAAGCCGGCCGGACCGAGTCCGCGGCACGCCTCCTGAAGGAGGCGCTCGACCTCTGGCGCGGACCCGCGCTGACGGACCTGGTGGAGACCGGGATCTCCTGGCCCGAGCTGTCGGCCGTCCAGGGCGCGCGTACCGACGCCATGGAGGACTACTTCGAGGCGCAACTCGCCCTCGGGCGCCACCACTCCGTCCTCGGCGAGCTCGAGACGCTCGTCGAGAGGGAGCCCCTCCGTGAACGGGCATGCAGCCAGCTCATGCTGGCGCTCTACCGCTGCGGACGACAGGCCGACGCGCTCAACGTGTACGGCCGGATCCGCTCCGCCCTCGTCGAGAACCTGGGCCTGGAACCCGGTCACGAACTCCGCACCCTCCAGCAGGCCATCCTCACCCACGACCCCGCCCTCACCTTGCAGGGCCCGGCCACCTCGTACGAGTTCACCCAGGTCGCTGCGACCGAGCACGCGGTCGCCCTGCGGGGCGCCACCGGAGCCCCCGCGTACCGGGCCGGCTCGGGCACGCCGGCCGCGCAGACCCCGTCGGCCACCCCGGCCGACGGGGCGGCGGCGGGCCCCGCGGAGGCGAACCCGTCCGGGGCCCGGCAGACCGTGGTCTCCGAGCACCGCAAGGTGGGCGTCGTCCTCCTCAGGACCGAACTCCACGCCCACGCCTCCGAGATGGGCATCGAGGCCGACCGGCTGCTCCAGGGGACGGCGGCCGCGGTCAAGGAGGAGATCGAACGCCACGGCGGGAACATCGCCGGTTCCGTCGGCCCGTTCTCGCTGGCGCTGTTCGGCGTGCACCACGGCCGTGCGGACGACGCCGAACGCGCGGTCCGCGCCGCCCTCGCCATCCGCGACCGGCTCGCCCCCACCGAGCGGCTCGCCGTCAAGGCGGCCGTCGAGGTCGGGGAGGCGCTGGTGCGCTACCTCCCGGGCGACGAGCAGACACCGCCCTCGGCCGTCGGCTCACTGATGGACGAATGTCACCGGCTGCTCGCGGTCGTTCCCCAGGGCGAGGTCAGGGTGAGCGACAGCACGTTCCGGGAGACCGAGTCCGTGATCGCCTACGAACCGGCGGAGGATCCGTCGAGTGGCTGGCGGGTCCGGTCCGGCAGCGAGGAGCCGACCGACCACCACGGCGTGCCGATCGTCGACCGCGAGATCGAACTCGAAGTGCTGCGCGGACTGCTGGAGCTGGCCCGGCACCGTGGCAACCCGCACCTGGTGACCCTCCTCGGCCAGGGTGGCGTCGGGAAGACCCGGTTCATCGTCGAGCTGGAGCACCGCATCACCGGCCGCCCGCACGCGCCCCTGTTCCTGGCGACGAGGGCCACCCTCCTCTACGGCAGCCACCCGCTCTCCGCGCAGATCGCGATACTGGCGTCGTGCTGTGGGATCCAGCAGGGCGACTCGGGGAAGCAGGCGCGGGCCAAACTGGCCAGCACACTCCATCAGCTGGTGCAGTGCGAGGAGACGGCCGGCCGGCTGCTGCCGTACCTCAGCCCGCTCGTCGACCCCGAGGGCTCGGAGATCCGTCAGCCGATGGTCTCCGAACTCCTCAACGCCTGGTACGAGTTCGTGGGCCTCGCCGCCGAGGAACGGCCCCTCGTGATCGTCGTCGACGACCTCCACCGGGGCGACGACCGGCTGCTCGACTGCGTCGAACAGCTCCCGGAGAGGGTCGGCGCCGTACCCCTCGTGGTGATCGCGGCCGCCCGCCCCGAACTCCTGGAGCGCCGCCCCGACTGGGGCAGCGGCAGCCGTCAGGCGACCACCCTCACCCTCGAACCGCTCTCGGACGCCGCCGAACAGCGACTCCAGGAGCTGCTGTCGGCGGCGGCCCCCGGAGACGCGCAGGAGGCGGCGGGCGGGACAGCGGGCGCGATCACGACGGGCGGGGGCCGGAGTCCCGGTGTCCGCGCCGCCCGGTCGGTGCTGCGCCTCGCCGAATTCCGCCACGCCGGAAAGGGCGGCGGTGGGGCCGGCGGCCATGGGGTCGTCGGTCCCGGGACCGTTGGCCATGGGACCGGTGGTCACGGGGCCGGCGCGCAGGAACAGGTCCAGCGCGTCCAGAGCGAGCGCCAGTACGGCTAG